Within Candidatus Margulisiibacteriota bacterium, the genomic segment AAAGGTGCGAATGCGTTTATTTACGGCGAAGGTGCTTTGGCTGGCGCTATCAATATCGTGACAGGTAAAGCACCTAAGAGTTCCCTGCCATTTAATCTTCAAACTAATGTAACAGCCGGCAGGTATGGCTTGTCAAAGCAATACTATAATGTTGGACAACAGTTGGATATGCTAAATTGGCATATAGCTAAGTCTCTGGTTACAGGACGTAGTGCACGAAATAACTCCGATTATAACGATGATAGCTTAAATGCAGGGATAGAGGCCAAGATTAATCCATTTACTATGACAATATCACGCTATTATACTGGCGCAAACAGTGATTTGCCAGGGGCTCTTAATTTTCAGAAATATATTTCTGATCCAGAATTTTCTTCGTATGGAAGTACTAATAATTATCGTGAAAAACTATGGAAAACAGTTGTCAGCGGCAGGTTCGACATTGATCGAGGTCAAAATTTGAAAGTTCAATATGTTGCAAAACAGCGTTACCAGTCCAGTGATATCGGCTATGGTGCATATACCTATGACATTGGTTCTCAAGGGGTTGTTGCCGAGTATGCCGCTCCTATCGGGTTTGGTAAACTGCTTATCGGCGGGGAGTGTAATAATGACGATGTAAGCGTGAGAACATCTACCACAGCAACTAAGCGATCGATTTCTGCTTTGTATTTGAATGCTTCTATGCCGTTGAATGCCTCGCTTACTCTTAGCCTTGCAGGAAGATATGATTCGGCAGCCGTAAAATATACTAATCTCTGGGGCGGAAATGGTCTTGAGTCCGGGAAACGTGTCATGAACGGTCTTTCTCCATATTTTGGACTTAGTTACGTTCCTGAGATGAACCACCGATTCTATGCGAATTATTCCCGAAGCTTTAAAGTCCCGCCGCTTGAGGATTTTGGAGCCGTGCTTCCTCCGTACAAATCGAATTCCAGTATTGAACCGCAGCTTTCGCATAATAATGAGATTGGCTATCGCTATGCAGTCGAAGGGTTCAGTTCTGGGATTTCCTACTATTATATGTATTTGCCAAACGAGATCATATATAATCCTAGTTCCTGGTCTAATGAAAATTTTGAAACCGGCCACGCCGGAGAAATAGTTGATATTGAATTGAATGTATTGTCTCATTTAACAATGAAGCTGGGATATACCAGGGATCATGGATTAATACTTTCGGGAATGCAAAAAAATCATCATTTAGCTTATAATTATGAAAGTAAAATGCTGGCTTCCTTATCATACGAAATCGTCCCGCAATGGGTTTCAGTGTTTGAATATCATGCCTTTGGTCCCTATTATCCTATAAATGATCTGGATAATAAATATGAGCAGGGTGGCTATTCGTACTATAATTGCTCAACCTCCTATGATCTTGGATTGACTGAAATTTACGGTGGAATTGATAACATATTCAATACGAAGTACCCTGAATATATCTCGGTTAATGGTGTAAAACTTGATTACTATCCGGCGCCAGGGCGTGAGATCTACGCCGGGGTAAGGTTCAAGCTTTAGTTGATAAACATGAAAAACAATAGAGTCATTAAAATTTTATTCATAGTTTTTTTTCTTTTAATATCAGTTTCTTTTGCCGAGGCGAAAAACAGCCGTATTGTTTCTATGTCGCCGAATATTACTGAGATTATGTTTTTTCTGGGACAACAGAACCACCTTGTTGGGGTAACAGCTTCGGATGATTATCCCTGTGCAGCTAAGAATATCGATAAGATCGGAGATTTCTTTAATCCTTCGTTAGAAAAGATTATTGCTATGCAGCCGACTTATATTTTTTCGTGCAGTTCCAGCCGTCATCCGGTCTCCCTTCAGTTAGAGAAAATGGGTTATCCTATTACGGATTTTCGTGTTGATACTTTGGATGACATTTTTTCTATGATAAAAGATATTTCTCAACGGCTTGGAATTTCCTCTAACAACAAAATTGCGGTCTTGAAAGATAGAGTTAATAACGTGAAAAAGTTGCCTCATACTAAGACAAGGAAAGTTCTGATCCTTTTCTGGGATGATCCCCTGCAAACTGTTGGAAAACGATCTTTTATAAACGATATCGTTAAGGCTGCCGGAGGAAAGAATGTATTTGAGAATGTTGATAAAGATTATTTCCAGGTAAATGCGGAAGAAATATTCTCCAGAAAACCGGATACAGTCCTTATTGTTATGATGGATGGCAAGAGAAAAAAAATAGTTAATAATCAGGCATTACAGTCATACATAACGAAGAACCACGTGGTAGTTATTAATTCATTAAGCACGGACCTGTTTTTGAGAGCTGGTCCACGGGTTGTTGATGCTGTTGAACAACTATCCAGAAGATTTGAGACTAATGGAAAATAGCAAAAGATTTGTTCATTACATCATACTGCTTTGCTTGCTGTTACTGGTGATCGTAACTGTCGCGATGATTTCCGGTCCTGCCGGGATGGTCTTTTGTATTGATGACATTACCCAGAATATTATATTGTTCCAGGTGAGAATGCCAAGAATATTTTTGAGTATTATTGTTGGGTTTGCCCTCGGGTGCGGAGGGGTAGTATTCCAGTCTTTACTTCAGAATCCACTGGCTGAACCTTATGTTTTAGGGACTTCTGCGGGTGCAGCGGCAATGGCTGCACTGGGGATGGTGCTTGGTGTTTCTGCCGGGTTTTTTATTCTGTGGTTCGGGTTTGCGGGCGCACTGATCAGTATCTTGTTTGTGCTGGGTGTAGCCAGGATCGGAGGACGTTATCCTCTCTATCGTTTGATAGTATCGGGAATTATTGTTCATAGCTTTTTTTCGGCTATTCTTATGCTCCTGATTACCGGTTTTTCTTCTAAGACTTCGGGTGTTATGCTATGGCTTATGGGGAATCTGGCAAATAAACCGCTATCACTTGTTCTCGTTCTCGGAGCTATTGTTCTGATTTGTTTTGTAATAATTCAAGTAAAGTGGAAAGAGCTTAACCTCCTTGCGCTGGGAGATGATCATGCTCTTGCCAGTGGTGTGAATGTTGTCGGAAACAAAATTGTTTTCCTCACGCTGACTACGATAATGACGGGTGGCGTTGTTGCTGTTTCCGGCGTTATTGGTTTCGTGGGAATCATAGTTCCCCATATCATTCGGTTGCTGGTTGGGGCAAATCATAAATATTTATTACTGAGCGCTTCCCTTGGGGGGGCTTTGTTTTTACTTGTGGCCGATACTATTATCCGGTTATTTTTTGATGGGATTGATTTGCCGGTAGGTGTGATTACAGCGCTTGCCGGAGCTCCTTTTTTTATCTATCTGCTTTTCAGGCAGGGTAAGAAATTGTAATATCCAGTTTCTGGACAATGAAAAGTAATTTTATTAATAAGCGAAACAGGGATAGAGAATGACGGATTTATTGCTTCGGAATATAGAATGTCAATATGGCAGTAAGCGTGTGATCGAAAACTTTTCTTTCGAATTTAAGTCTGGCAAAATTACCTCGATACTAGGACCTAACGGGTCGGGTAAATCTACGCTGTTGAAGTCAATTCTTCGAATGATGCCTTTGTCGAAGGGCAGCATCTCATTGTTCGACAAAGACATCCGGTCATATACCCATCAAGAATTTGCACGAAATCTGGCGTATGTTCCACAGGCAGTTGGTGAAATGCCGGATTTTTCTGTAACTGATGTGGTTATGATGGGACGATACCCGTATAGTACTTTTTTTCGGTCAGATGTTAATCCCGTATTGCTTGATCAAGTAATGCAGCAAACCGGATGTAACCATCTCAGAGACAAGAAATGCAATGAGTTGTCCGGCGGAGAGCTACAGAAAGTTATTATTGCCAAAGCTTTGATGCAGCAACCAAAATTCTTGCTTCTTGATGAGCCAACATCTAACCTTGATATAACAAGTATTATCGCTGTTGGTAATATTATTAAGTCTATATCTGAAGGAATGGGGGTAGGAGTTGTCCTGGTCTCTCATGATATCAATTTTCTAGCTGCACTTTCTGATGAAATACTGTTGCTTGCCGGAGGAATTATCCAGGGATATGGGGCACCGGATATAGTTCTGAACGACGATAATTTAATGAGACTGTTTCGTGCGGATATTGAAGAATTAAGAGCATACACTTCTTTTGGTAAATATAAACTTTATTCTTAGCGTGCAACCCTGATTAAGGTTTTGGTTTTTACTCAAAGGTAATGCGACATCTGGTTTTCGAGTAATCGGGCAACTTCAGGAATAACCGGATTATTTGTTACGAATATATCAACAGCTTCTTGATGGATATTGTATGTAATGCCATTCTTTGGGGCTAAAATGTCATTCATTTCCGGTTGGCCAAGAATAGAGGACCGGATTCCTAGTACGGCCCCGAAAGGATTGTAGTCATCCAGGTTTTTGCCGGTAGAGACTTGTGTTTCCGCTCTATCTTTCCCCGGGATGATTATCCTGAGACCGTTTCGTAAATCACCTTTTCTGATTAGCTTTTCACCTTTTGAGACTTGAGTCGGAGTGGACTGAGTGGCAACCCAGGAATTCGCCGTAAAAGAATTAATCCCTTTAAAAAGATTCAGGTTAATCAACAGATTGTCTTTTCGCTGCCATTTCCAATCCAGAAGTTTTTTTGCGAGCCCTGTAATTGAGGAACCTTTTCCCAACAAATTAATGGACCGGTCAAGGTCAACTCGGATATAGGAGGACCTTCCTTTGGAGACAACGCTTGCCGTGCGTTTTCTATCACTAGTG encodes:
- a CDS encoding ABC transporter ATP-binding protein; this encodes MTDLLLRNIECQYGSKRVIENFSFEFKSGKITSILGPNGSGKSTLLKSILRMMPLSKGSISLFDKDIRSYTHQEFARNLAYVPQAVGEMPDFSVTDVVMMGRYPYSTFFRSDVNPVLLDQVMQQTGCNHLRDKKCNELSGGELQKVIIAKALMQQPKFLLLDEPTSNLDITSIIAVGNIIKSISEGMGVGVVLVSHDINFLAALSDEILLLAGGIIQGYGAPDIVLNDDNLMRLFRADIEELRAYTSFGKYKLYS
- a CDS encoding iron ABC transporter permease — protein: MLLNNYPEDLRLMENSKRFVHYIILLCLLLLVIVTVAMISGPAGMVFCIDDITQNIILFQVRMPRIFLSIIVGFALGCGGVVFQSLLQNPLAEPYVLGTSAGAAAMAALGMVLGVSAGFFILWFGFAGALISILFVLGVARIGGRYPLYRLIVSGIIVHSFFSAILMLLITGFSSKTSGVMLWLMGNLANKPLSLVLVLGAIVLICFVIIQVKWKELNLLALGDDHALASGVNVVGNKIVFLTLTTIMTGGVVAVSGVIGFVGIIVPHIIRLLVGANHKYLLLSASLGGALFLLVADTIIRLFFDGIDLPVGVITALAGAPFFIYLLFRQGKKL